The Dethiosulfovibrio peptidovorans DSM 11002 nucleotide sequence ACAGTAAAAACGACACCAACTTTTTCAAAAAACACATCACCTTTCCCGGTATATTATGACCAAAGAGGCCCCGAAGCGAAATCGCCACGGGGCCTCCCTAAACACCATGTGAAATCCGCCCGCGCAGAGACACATCGTCATCTCGAGAACAGCATTCTGGCTCGTTCGAAATTCGAACTTACAGTGGCGGGGCCGCTCCGGAGTCTAACCGGATTCCCTTATCTAGAGATGTCGGATATTCTATTTTCTCGATCAAGTATAGCACAAAAGATGAAACTACAATACGTCAGGGGCGGTCCATGCCCTCGAAGATGCCCTCTTCGCTCTCGACGATGACGTTTTTGCCCGGCAGGACCTCTCTATAAAACTCCAACCTTTTCATGAAGGGATAAAGACCCTTGACGGCACGATTGGCTTCGCTTAACAGCTTCTGAGCCTTCATGTCGCCCTCTCCCTTGATCTGCTCGGCCTCTTTCATGGCAGAGGCCAATACCTCCACCCTGTTTCTGTCCGCTGCTGAGCGCAGCTTCATGGCCTCGGCCTTTCCCTCCGACCTCAACTGAGCGGACATTCTGTTTCTCTCCGCCTCCATCGAGCGATAGACAGCCTCCTCGTTTTCCTGCGGGAGAAATAGTCTCTTGAACTCCACGGTCCTTATGGTGACACCGTATTTCTCGCTCTCCTCCGCCGCGATCTTGAGAGCCTGAGCCTCCGCTTCCTCCCTCTTGAGGTAGAGGATCTCGTCGAAGGTAACCTGCCCTGCGACAGCTCTGACGGCAGCATATACAGAATCGTCCAGCCTCTGTTGGACGGCGGATATGGTTCGGACCCTCTTTCTGAAGGTAGCCGGATCGGTTATCTGGAAGACCGCGATGGAATCGAATATGAGATTTTTTTTATCGGCCATCACCACCGAAACTGGATGGGCGTCGTACTCTATAAGCCTTTTAGTATACTTTACCACCGTGTCGAAGACAGGGACCTTGAAGGCTATTCCGGGCTCTCGCCTGGTCGAGACGATCTCTCCCAGTCTGAGTATCACGACCTGCTCGTCCTGACGGACCACATAAAAGGACCCGTAAAGGACCAGTATAAGAAATAGTATCACCCCAACAATAGAGACTGTTTTGAGCTGTTTAGTCATCCCTCCACCTCCTCAATCGCCCTTGGCGTCTTTTTCGGAAGACTCGATGAACCGATCCAAAGGCAGAAATTTCAGGGCCTCGGAGGACCGAAGAAACAGGGGGTTGATTTCCTTCCACACGTCGGTCATAGTCTCCATCCAGAGGTTCAGCTTTACCAGATCGGGATCGACCCTGTAGGCTTCGTTCAAAGCACTCAGTCTAGCGACGTCTCCCTCCGCTAGAGCCACCCTTCGAAAGGCGTAGGCGTTGGCCTCGTTAAGGATCCTCTCGACGTCTCCTGCCATCTCCGAGGCTATTTCCTTTGCGTAACGCTCGGCCTCCAGTATCATTCTTTCCTTCTCCGCTCTGGCCGAGTTTACCGCGTTGAAGGCTTTTTGCACCGCTTGAGGGGGAATAACGTCCTGCAGTGAAATGGAAGAAACGAAAATTCCTGTGGAGAGAGCGTTCATCTTGTCCTGGAGGCCTTTTCTGACCTCGGTCTGGATTGCCTGCTTTTCCTTCGTAAGAACGTCGTCCAGGATCCTAGCCCCTATGACCTCCCTCATGAAGGATTCGGCTATATCCCTGATCATCCTCTCTCTCATGCCTTGGTTCTCGGGGATATGGGTTACGTAGTCGACCGGATCGGATATCTGAAACTGAAGGACCCAGTCGATCTCTATGATCTTGTTGTCCCTGGTCAACATCTTCGATTCGTCGGGAACGTCTCTATACCTGGCGGGAGGACCTACACTTACAGTTCTGTATCCGTACTCAAAACGACGGATGTTTTCGGTGTTGACTATCTCCACTACGTCGATGAAAGGGATCTTCACATGAGGCCCCTGATCCGCGACATACTTGACCTCTCCCAGACGGAAAAGCACCCCCTCAGAACCGGACGGTACGATGTATATCCCGTCCAGAGCTCCAACTAGGACTATCAAGGCAAGTAAAACCGACAAAACGACCTTCTTTCCCCATGACCGCAGCCGATTAAGAAAGGCAAGATGCCGGGAGATATCCTCCCCAGATGCGGATTTATCCTTTACGAACTTAAGGAACAGCAACAACGCGGCCAAGACCGCCAGCGATAAAATCAATCTAAAATCCATGACGGACCTCCTCTCAAAAGATCTCTAAAACATATACTCGGACTAGATCCATCATACAACAGATCAAGCTCGAAAAATAAAAAAAGCCGCCGTGCCAAGCACGACGGCTTAATCATCTGGCGGAGAGGGTGGGATTCGAACCCACGGTACCTTGCGGTACACCTGCTCTCCAAGCAAGCACCTTCGACCACTCGGACACCCCTCCAGATCAACGAAGGGAATTCTAACACGTTTTGTCCTATCAGGCAAGATCCTGATAGCTTCGTTCGGAGAAAAATTCCTCCATTCCTTCGTCGCGATAGAAGCAGATCCTGTTTTTACCCCTGCGTTTTGCCTCGTAAAGAGCGTCGTCCGCCATCTTTATCAAGTTGGAGGAATTCCACATCCCGTGTTCCATAGGAGAGAGAACGAAGGAAAGCCCACAGGAGAGGGAAATCGGAAGTTCCTTGCCGTTGAAGACGAAATGTGCAGAGAGTATCCTTTCATACAGAGAGCACACTATCTCCTTGGCCTCCGCTTCATCCGCTTCGGGCAAAACGAATAAAAACTCGTCGCCACCATATCTGCCGGCTACGCCTTGCTTTTCCAAGAAAGTCTCCATAAAGTACCCCAGTTTCCTCAGCACGAAATCCCCTGCCTGATGCCCATAGTTATCGTTGATGTGTTTGAAAAAATCCACGTCGCACAGGCAGATAGAAAGAGGGCGGTTTTCTCTCTGAGCCCTGTCAAGGCTCTTCTCTAAATATGATAAAACATAACGTCTGTTGAAGATACCTGTCAACTCATCCGTCCTGGACATCCTATCTATGGCTTCCTTCTGTCTCAAGACTTTTCGATAGGCTTCCACGAGACGAAGTCCTACGGTAATCCTCGCTTCTATGTCCTCGGAATGGAAAGGTTTAGTGATGAAATCGTCCGCACCGGATGAAAGACCGTGAGCGATGGAGCTTCTATCGTCCATCGAGGTGGTCATCACTATGTAACAGTAACCGGAATCGTCGCCTCCCTCCTTTTCCCTTACGGAACGACATATCTCGGGCCCTTCGATCCCCGGCAAAACCCAGTCTAGAAAGACCATATCGGGGCTTTCTTTAAAGATGTAGTCCAAAGCATCGTCGCCTCTGGAGCAGCTTTCTAAGATGATACGAGATCTATCGGGAAAAAAGCGACCTATTCCGTCGAAGAGGATGCGTTTTTCAAGTCTGGAATCGTTGGCTATCAGGATTCTGACTACATCGCTAGCATCTTCGTTAAGACCTAACAACCCCATCTCAACACCTCCATCATATAGGTGACGGCGACGACACGACCGCACTTTTTGAATTATACAACAAAATGTGCGGTCGTTATACTACAAAGAGCCTAATCAGGGCAGTTCGTAGGTATAGTGGGACGGTTCCATCCCCATGTGTCCATTTCCGGACGGAGCAAAAACCTCCGGATTAGCCTGTTCGACAAAGGAAACAGGAAACTGTACCACGGACAAGCCGCCACCGAACACACAAACCGGGACCACGTTCAGATAGGCCCAGTTCCCTTCGGGAGTTCGGATCACCGCATATCCGTCTTTGGTGAGATAATACCCCTCCTGAACCTGAAGTGGAACGACATAGTCGTTATCGTAGTCGGGATGGGCCAGCAGGGCAGGGGCGTTGCCCATCATGGCATCGGCGTTCGACACCAGAAAAAACGATAGTAACAACGCGAGAAATCCACGGGTCACAACGATCACTTCCTAGAGATTTATCGGCGAAATTCGCCCCATCCAAAGGAAGCCCCAAACCGGAGCATGGGCGGCCAATATAGAGGTATCTCCGTCGTTCCATCTAGAACCGTTCTGCTTGCTCATCCTGGTAAGTTCGTATACATGACGTTTCAGGGTCTCCGCCGGCGATTCTCCGTCCTTGCAGATCATCTGATACCAGCTTTTTCCCGTCCACCCGTATAGGACCTCAGGACGATCTCCCTTCCAAGCCAAGGGAATTTTTGGCTTGTGTAAAACGGCCAGACGATCGACCATTCTATGCCATCTTGTAACTATTAGAAAATTATCGTCCGCCAGCCACCTAGGAGTGGGAGGCATGGCACCGGAAGTCATGACCCCATTGTTTGCGGAAACCGTAACTACAGGGGTCAAGTTGGCCTGCTGAAAGGGAACGACCGAACCGACAACATAGCCGGTATGTACCAAAGTTCCGTCGTTTCGAGGTACACCGTAAACCCAGTTGCCTCCGTTTCCTCGAGAAACGGGATATCCGTCGTAGGTCACGAACCACCCGGCGGGCATATTGTACGGACGGTATACGTAGAAACTCATTCCATCATAGACCGGCTGGGTTACAAGGACTGGTTCCGCTATGTAGGTGGCAGCGGAACCGGAAGATGCGGCAAAGATCAAAAGCCCCGACAACAAAGACAAGAGAATTTTTTTAACCATCATAAAAAGCTCCTTTCCATTACCATTCCAGATTCCCTAAATGCGAGAGAAAGATGTCTCTCCGCGGCGGAACGGCCCCACTTGACCGAATCCATCCGACGTCTAACAGAATTCCTATTCTCCACCTCCGAAGCCATGTTCTGAATGGCCTCGTCCATGGCAAAGGCGGTCCATTCCATAAATTCCTTGGCCCTTGAAAGCTCAGCCCAGAAAGGACCGGGAAGGGAGGGGACCTTTGTCTCTATTAAAACGGTCCTCAAACGTTGAAGTTCTCCTGTCTCTTTCAACACCGAGGACCTGAAAAGAGCCTTGTCCTCAGCTCCAGACCTGACGTCGTAGTAGAGGGAGCAAGCAGAATCCCAGACGGAGAGCATATCGTTCCAGTGTCCTCTGATCTGCATATAGACATCCAAAAACCGGGCGTCGGCCTTGGAGATCTTGGGTAGACGAACCCAAGCCAACCTTCTGTTTCCCGATCCCTCCACCTCCAGTATAATCGAACGTCCATCGGCCAGTCTTTCTTCCACGTACGAATCCAGATCTTCCGCCAGCGAGACGTCTTGTCCATCGACGGAGATGATCCGATCTCCATCGACGATACCGCCATCCTCGGCGACACGTAGGGGGTCTACCTCCTCGGCCACCACGGTTCCGTTGATTGTAGAAAACGAGATCCCAGACAGGACCCCTCCCTCAGCTGTCGCCACGCAGGGCAAGGTCGACACGAGAAAGGCTAGGATAAAGAATCGGGTCCGTAGCAAAGGTAATATCATCGACACCGGCACCGTCCTTTCGAATAAGCCACGACAGTATCTCATCGGAAGAGCTGGATGAGGCGACCTGCCCCATCGCCATATCCAACAAAAGATCCACCGACAGGCTCTGATGGGTTCTTCTTGGAAGAACGCTGTAAAGATCTTTCGAAGACGAGTAGAGATACAATCTGTATCGTCTGTCACCCTCGACAAAGGAACGCACTATCCGACCACCGCCACCCTCATCCCAGGACAATCTCGTCATGGCGTGAATTAAGGCTTTTAAAGACTCAATCATGGAGTTCCTGTCTCTGGAGAGCAGCAGAGCGTTCCCGAAGGAGACGAAAAGAACCTCTAGAGACGAGAAGGCCGCCTTAAAAACCGGAATATCGTCGATTTTTCCGTCTGGAGAGATTCCGACGGGGTTTTGTCCAAACAGAAAAGAAGGATCCTTCGATTTCCCTCTCTGTATTTCCACCAGTTTTTTCCTGACGTTCGGATCTAGGTCGAACCAATCCAGACAGAAAACTGCGGAAGAAAACCCCACCTCCCTTTCTCGGTCGGGAGAGAACACGACGGCCATGGAGTCCACAGGATACCCAGGGAAAAGAGAGTAGAAATCGGCGGAGACATCCTCCAGTCGTCGTCGCTCGGATACATAGACCAGAAAAGGCTCGTCCTTTCCCAGACCACCCACTGCCATCATGGCATTCTGATCCACACATCCGACAGGTTGAGAGTTTTTCTCTCTCCAACTGTCGTATAATATCCATCCAACGCCGCCCAAAGTCGATACTATCATGGCAAGAACGAACACGGTGCTCCTGTTTTTAACCGACAGAATCACCTTAAGTGGAGATAGAGTTATAGAAATCAACCTCGAGAAAAAAGCCTTTATCTTGCCTTTACCATCGGCCACTGCGGGTTCCTGATTTTCGTTTTCCGAGCCCCTTTCCGACATGGGATCCACCTCCCTTGCTACATGGATGTCTCGGTAATGATATAGTGATATTGTAGCCCAAAAAAGTTGAAGAGGTGATCTAGATGAAAGGGTTTTTCGCACTTTTTTACAGCCTGTTTATGATCCTATCGGCGTCTCTTGCATGGGCCGAAAGGCCCATTACCGATAAGACCCTATCGAAGAACATATCCTGGCACTATAAAGCGCTCCACGGTATAACCGGAGATTTGGCGGCGGACGGAGAAAGACTGTTCTTCTCCGACGGAAGCGGCAATCTCTATTGCCTGGACGGGAAAACCGGTAAACTTCAATGGCAGAGGGCTTTCGACGTACTGCTTTACGGAGCGCCGGCAGTCACGAAAGACAGGCTTTACGTGGGATCCGGATCGGGGATAGTATACTGTCTGTCGACCGTAAACGGCACCACCTACTGGAGTAAAAATCTGGCAGACGCTCCGGACAATCTGGCGTCAGGAGGAATAAACTCCTCTTTGGCCCTGTTGGGAGACTCTCTCGTAGCGGCCAATCTGGAGGGAAAGGTCGTTCGAATGGACTCCCAAAC carries:
- the hflC gene encoding protease modulator HflC, producing MTKQLKTVSIVGVILFLILVLYGSFYVVRQDEQVVILRLGEIVSTRREPGIAFKVPVFDTVVKYTKRLIEYDAHPVSVVMADKKNLIFDSIAVFQITDPATFRKRVRTISAVQQRLDDSVYAAVRAVAGQVTFDEILYLKREEAEAQALKIAAEESEKYGVTIRTVEFKRLFLPQENEEAVYRSMEAERNRMSAQLRSEGKAEAMKLRSAADRNRVEVLASAMKEAEQIKGEGDMKAQKLLSEANRAVKGLYPFMKRLEFYREVLPGKNVIVESEEGIFEGMDRP
- the hflK gene encoding FtsH protease activity modulator HflK translates to MDFRLILSLAVLAALLLFLKFVKDKSASGEDISRHLAFLNRLRSWGKKVVLSVLLALIVLVGALDGIYIVPSGSEGVLFRLGEVKYVADQGPHVKIPFIDVVEIVNTENIRRFEYGYRTVSVGPPARYRDVPDESKMLTRDNKIIEIDWVLQFQISDPVDYVTHIPENQGMRERMIRDIAESFMREVIGARILDDVLTKEKQAIQTEVRKGLQDKMNALSTGIFVSSISLQDVIPPQAVQKAFNAVNSARAEKERMILEAERYAKEIASEMAGDVERILNEANAYAFRRVALAEGDVARLSALNEAYRVDPDLVKLNLWMETMTDVWKEINPLFLRSSEALKFLPLDRFIESSEKDAKGD
- a CDS encoding GGDEF domain-containing response regulator, translating into MGLLGLNEDASDVVRILIANDSRLEKRILFDGIGRFFPDRSRIILESCSRGDDALDYIFKESPDMVFLDWVLPGIEGPEICRSVREKEGGDDSGYCYIVMTTSMDDRSSIAHGLSSGADDFITKPFHSEDIEARITVGLRLVEAYRKVLRQKEAIDRMSRTDELTGIFNRRYVLSYLEKSLDRAQRENRPLSICLCDVDFFKHINDNYGHQAGDFVLRKLGYFMETFLEKQGVAGRYGGDEFLFVLPEADEAEAKEIVCSLYERILSAHFVFNGKELPISLSCGLSFVLSPMEHGMWNSSNLIKMADDALYEAKRRGKNRICFYRDEGMEEFFSERSYQDLA
- a CDS encoding PDZ domain-containing protein; translated protein: MATAEGGVLSGISFSTINGTVVAEEVDPLRVAEDGGIVDGDRIISVDGQDVSLAEDLDSYVEERLADGRSIILEVEGSGNRRLAWVRLPKISKADARFLDVYMQIRGHWNDMLSVWDSACSLYYDVRSGAEDKALFRSSVLKETGELQRLRTVLIETKVPSLPGPFWAELSRAKEFMEWTAFAMDEAIQNMASEVENRNSVRRRMDSVKWGRSAAERHLSLAFRESGMVMERSFL